In the genome of Patescibacteria group bacterium, one region contains:
- a CDS encoding DUF202 domain-containing protein, with protein MSDTTKLTKVEAYLSNERTLLSYMRTAASVAVLAVAMFKFFEDEWVIYLGFAVLLLGVGVFVLGTYRFIQGRKRINSITTS; from the coding sequence ATGTCAGACACAACAAAACTAACAAAAGTTGAAGCGTACCTTTCAAACGAACGTACACTACTCTCTTATATGCGAACAGCAGCATCAGTGGCTGTACTTGCTGTTGCAATGTTTAAGTTTTTTGAAGATGAATGGGTGATCTATTTAGGATTTGCTGTGTTACTACTTGGAGTTGGCGTATTTGTTTTGGGTACCTATAGATTTATTCAGGGAAGAAAACGAATTAATTCGATTACTACTTCGTAA
- a CDS encoding SRPBCC family protein, which produces MANKTTIVAEPGQLSIIITREFDAPRDLVFRAYTEADLYKQWVGPRGMSMEIEKFEAKNGGSWRYISKDPQGNAYAFNGVTHYMKTPELLVGTFEFEGLPERGHVALETARFESLPGNRTRVVGTSVFSTQTDRDGMIQSGMEHGVVEGHERLDEVLAGLTK; this is translated from the coding sequence ATGGCTAATAAAACAACAATAGTAGCAGAACCAGGACAACTAAGTATAATAATCACTCGAGAATTTGATGCACCACGAGATTTAGTATTTAGAGCATATACAGAAGCTGATTTGTACAAACAATGGGTAGGTCCTCGAGGTATGAGTATGGAAATTGAAAAATTTGAAGCAAAAAATGGAGGTTCATGGAGATATATTTCAAAAGATCCTCAGGGTAATGCTTATGCATTTAACGGTGTCACCCACTACATGAAAACCCCAGAATTGCTTGTGGGAACATTTGAATTTGAAGGTCTTCCAGAACGAGGTCATGTTGCATTAGAAACAGCTCGATTTGAAAGTCTTCCTGGAAACAGAACTCGAGTTGTTGGGACATCCGTGTTTTCAACACAAACTGATCGCGATGGAATGATTCAGTCTGGAATGGAGCACGGAGTTGTAGAAGGACATGAGCGACTAGATGAAGTACTTGCTGGGCTTACGAAGTAG
- a CDS encoding metalloregulator ArsR/SmtB family transcription factor, whose amino-acid sequence MVEYKLDIDRIFYSLADPTRRDILKRVAKKELSVNELAERYDLTLAAVSKHIQVLAKAHLIEKRREGTHQYIALSPPAMKFAYEYIEEYRKIWEEKFERLDEVLEKLKKKHYG is encoded by the coding sequence ATGGTTGAATATAAATTAGACATTGATCGTATCTTTTATTCCCTCGCGGATCCCACCCGTCGAGATATATTAAAGCGCGTAGCCAAGAAAGAACTATCTGTGAATGAACTCGCAGAACGATATGATCTCACACTTGCTGCAGTCTCTAAACATATTCAAGTATTAGCAAAAGCACATTTAATAGAAAAGCGACGTGAAGGTACGCATCAATATATTGCTCTCTCCCCTCCTGCGATGAAGTTTGCATATGAATATATAGAGGAGTATAGAAAGATATGGGAGGAAAAATTTGAGCGCTTAGATGAGGTATTAGAAAAATTAAAGAAAAAACATTATGGCTAA
- a CDS encoding MBL fold metallo-hydrolase, producing MKRIIPIILVIIIIIALFSLLNRTTTTDGTQPLATSTNQTGNTQQQNVPVTVIPLSHATGVLTWANKNIFLDPTGGAANFQGIQPPNIILVTDIHGDHLSTSTLNTIVGSSTLIAPKAVVDLLPANLKSRAVVMNNGQTRTEQGFTITAVPMYNYPEATDSRHTKGRGNGYIIERDGYRVYVAGDTGPTPEMKALTDIDMAFVPMNLPFTMGVEDAAQAVLAFKPKIVYPYHYRGQDGLADVAKFKTLVNTGDSNIEVVLANWYPQQ from the coding sequence ATGAAAAGAATCATACCCATAATTTTAGTAATTATTATAATAATCGCCTTGTTTTCACTTTTAAATAGAACTACAACAACAGATGGGACTCAACCGTTAGCAACCTCAACCAATCAGACAGGAAATACACAGCAACAAAATGTTCCTGTAACAGTGATTCCGCTTTCACATGCAACCGGAGTTCTCACTTGGGCAAATAAAAATATCTTTTTGGATCCAACGGGTGGCGCAGCAAACTTTCAAGGAATTCAACCACCAAATATCATTCTTGTAACTGATATCCATGGAGATCACTTAAGTACCAGTACATTAAATACTATCGTTGGCAGCTCTACACTTATCGCACCAAAAGCAGTAGTTGATTTGCTTCCTGCAAATCTTAAATCACGAGCAGTTGTAATGAACAATGGTCAGACACGAACAGAACAAGGTTTCACTATTACCGCAGTACCTATGTATAACTATCCTGAAGCAACAGATAGCAGACATACAAAAGGCCGAGGCAATGGATACATAATTGAGCGAGATGGCTACCGAGTGTATGTTGCTGGTGATACCGGACCAACTCCAGAAATGAAAGCACTCACTGATATTGATATGGCATTTGTTCCTATGAATCTTCCATTCACTATGGGTGTTGAAGATGCAGCTCAAGCAGTGCTCGCATTCAAACCAAAGATCGTATATCCCTACCACTACCGCGGACAAGATGGATTAGCAGATGTGGCTAAATTTAAAACACTTGTAAATACTGGAGACTCAAATATTGAAGTAGTACTTGCAAATTGGTACCCACAGCAATAG
- a CDS encoding DNA-directed RNA polymerase subunit alpha C-terminal domain-containing protein — MKEISQIKLSAPAQRALLNAGIDSLKKLSRYSEKEILALHGMGPGSLPLLRAALKKEGLRFS; from the coding sequence ATGAAAGAAATTAGTCAAATAAAACTTTCTGCACCAGCACAAAGAGCATTACTTAATGCTGGTATAGATTCCCTCAAAAAACTCTCAAGATATTCTGAAAAAGAAATCTTAGCTCTTCACGGCATGGGACCAGGTTCACTTCCACTCTTGCGAGCTGCACTTAAAAAAGAAGGCTTGAGATTTTCCTGA
- a CDS encoding DUF1761 domain-containing protein has protein sequence MESLLTNINWLSVIIGAFIAFSLGSLWFSPKMFGNKWRAGMGTPAVPGRPLGLILLSQGLGTILFAWVLNLALVLSLPFAILIVCMVAVFIKATSLFSGKSKYAIITDTTYVLAQAAIIIAAYFVFM, from the coding sequence ATGGAATCACTTCTAACTAATATAAATTGGTTGTCAGTTATTATAGGGGCTTTTATTGCTTTCTCACTTGGATCATTATGGTTTTCACCAAAAATGTTTGGAAACAAATGGCGTGCAGGCATGGGTACACCAGCTGTTCCCGGCCGACCTCTTGGATTAATTCTTTTGTCACAAGGATTAGGAACTATTTTATTTGCATGGGTTTTGAATCTCGCCCTTGTTCTTTCCCTACCATTTGCCATTCTCATTGTGTGTATGGTCGCAGTATTCATTAAAGCAACAAGTCTTTTCTCAGGTAAAAGTAAGTATGCAATTATTACTGATACTACGTATGTACTCGCACAAGCAGCAATTATTATTGCTGCATATTTTGTATTTATGTAA
- a CDS encoding PEP-CTERM sorting domain-containing protein (PEP-CTERM proteins occur, often in large numbers, in the proteomes of bacteria that also encode an exosortase, a predicted intramembrane cysteine proteinase. The presence of a PEP-CTERM domain at a protein's C-terminus predicts cleavage within the sorting domain, followed by covalent anchoring to some some component of the (usually Gram-negative) cell surface. Many PEP-CTERM proteins exhibit an unusual sequence composition that includes large numbers of potential glycosylation sites. Expression of one such protein has been shown restore the ability of a bacterium to form floc, a type of biofilm.) — protein sequence MKSALAFIVAILSLSSATQASLITLNPLSASGIKSDSQTVMTIDSGIISQQYSIDPSTGSLAARLITSATIDLVEITYQQKEYYTYSVDVKMTGRDIRSMRSASTQTLPFSETHGTPATFAGAIDLDHINDSMGQLDVGMVQFTLSSGLVDNAIGSLSKSSNGTLTAVYHFDLRGPASHVEIKTFVLTQAPEPGSVALTGLAGIGLLARRRRR from the coding sequence ATGAAGTCCGCTCTCGCATTCATCGTGGCCATTCTCTCCCTGAGCTCGGCCACGCAGGCTTCGCTCATCACCCTCAACCCCTTGAGCGCGTCCGGGATCAAGTCCGATTCCCAGACGGTCATGACGATCGACTCTGGAATCATCTCGCAGCAGTACTCGATCGATCCCTCAACAGGATCGCTCGCGGCTCGACTCATAACGAGTGCGACGATCGATCTCGTGGAAATCACATACCAACAAAAGGAGTACTACACGTACTCGGTGGATGTGAAGATGACCGGTCGAGACATCCGCTCGATGCGAAGCGCAAGCACGCAGACCCTGCCGTTCAGCGAAACCCATGGTACACCGGCAACGTTTGCCGGTGCCATCGATCTCGATCACATCAACGATTCGATGGGCCAACTCGATGTGGGCATGGTGCAGTTTACTCTGTCATCAGGCCTCGTCGACAATGCCATCGGAAGTCTGAGCAAAAGCTCGAACGGCACACTCACCGCGGTCTACCACTTCGACCTCCGCGGTCCAGCTTCCCACGTCGAGATCAAGACCTTCGTGCTGACCCAAGCGCCTGAGCCAGGATCCGTTGCACTAACAGGACTCGCTGGCATAGGACTTCTCGCTCGTCGCCGTCGTCGATGA
- a CDS encoding VIT1/CCC1 transporter family protein: MKKYLPDFIFGSIDGLVTTFAVVSGVIGASLSPAVILILGFANLFADGFSMAASNYLSSKSEEDLGHNSAEKKPITAAFITFVSFVVIGFVPLFSFIVPTGIDTFLMSCILTGLAFIFVGYVKGKVTNTNRAWAACATLMIGTVAAVIAYFVGYFLSNLI; the protein is encoded by the coding sequence ATGAAAAAATATTTACCTGACTTTATCTTTGGAAGTATTGATGGCCTCGTAACAACATTTGCTGTTGTATCTGGAGTTATTGGAGCATCACTATCACCTGCTGTTATTTTAATTTTAGGATTTGCAAATCTTTTTGCCGACGGATTTTCTATGGCAGCCTCAAATTATTTATCCTCAAAATCTGAAGAAGATCTAGGTCACAACAGTGCAGAGAAAAAACCAATTACAGCTGCATTTATAACATTTGTATCTTTTGTAGTTATTGGATTTGTACCACTTTTCTCATTCATAGTTCCTACGGGAATAGACACATTTCTTATGTCATGTATTCTCACTGGCCTTGCATTTATCTTCGTGGGATATGTAAAAGGAAAAGTTACAAATACAAATAGAGCTTGGGCTGCGTGTGCAACACTCATGATTGGAACAGTAGCTGCAGTAATTGCTTATTTTGTTGGATATTTTCTCTCAAATCTTATTTAA
- a CDS encoding ATP-binding protein, with the protein MKNKKNIKAHEKANEAIELLKDIKDIKDIKNLTVEDVVVMFAYAEAIVETVREPLVILNEDLCIKTANKAFFEMFEVKKSETYNKKIFDLGNGQWDIPPLKKLLLEILPKDSVFNDYEVTHHFEDIGTRTMMLNARRIVLEGHQTELILLAIEDVTEQRRIEKEKDDFIAMASHELKTPLTSIKMFIQLLQKRHKKDKDINSLFISNKIDSQIDRLSSMMSSFLNVYSIQSGTMAMHRNHFLLDKAVHEEVETFQYSTDTHKITVSGSTGIKIFADKERISQVLINLLTNAIKYSPDSKKIAIKISKNKTDIIISVQDFGMGIARDQQEKIFERFYRTNGKKEREIKGLGLGLYITSEIIKSHGGKIWLESKVGTGTTFFFSLPIHKTPKKLK; encoded by the coding sequence TTGAAAAACAAAAAGAACATCAAGGCTCACGAGAAAGCCAATGAAGCCATCGAACTCCTCAAGGATATTAAGGATATTAAAGATATAAAAAATCTAACTGTTGAAGATGTGGTAGTCATGTTTGCCTACGCTGAAGCAATTGTTGAAACAGTTCGTGAACCTCTCGTCATCTTAAATGAAGACTTATGCATTAAGACAGCTAATAAGGCTTTCTTTGAGATGTTTGAAGTAAAAAAGTCTGAAACCTATAATAAAAAGATATTTGATCTTGGTAACGGACAATGGGACATTCCCCCACTTAAAAAGCTCCTTTTAGAAATCCTCCCAAAAGATTCTGTTTTTAATGATTATGAAGTAACTCACCATTTTGAGGATATTGGCACCCGAACCATGATGCTCAATGCTCGACGTATAGTACTTGAGGGACATCAAACTGAGCTCATTTTACTTGCCATTGAGGATGTGACTGAGCAACGCAGAATTGAAAAAGAGAAAGATGATTTTATTGCAATGGCATCGCATGAACTAAAAACCCCTCTTACAAGTATCAAAATGTTTATTCAGCTTTTGCAAAAGCGCCATAAAAAAGATAAAGATATCAATTCCCTTTTTATTTCAAATAAAATTGATTCTCAAATTGATAGATTAAGTAGCATGATGAGTTCTTTCCTCAATGTGTATTCGATTCAATCTGGAACAATGGCAATGCATCGAAATCATTTCTTATTGGATAAGGCAGTTCATGAAGAGGTTGAGACATTCCAATACTCTACAGATACGCATAAAATAACTGTGTCAGGTTCAACAGGCATTAAGATTTTTGCTGATAAAGAACGTATTAGTCAGGTACTTATAAACTTATTAACCAATGCTATTAAGTATTCTCCAGATAGTAAAAAGATAGCTATTAAGATAAGCAAAAACAAAACAGATATTATCATTAGTGTTCAAGATTTTGGCATGGGTATAGCGAGGGATCAGCAAGAAAAGATCTTTGAACGATTCTATAGAACTAATGGTAAAAAAGAGCGAGAAATTAAAGGTCTTGGACTTGGACTCTATATCACCTCTGAAATTATAAAGTCTCATGGAGGTAAAATTTGGTTGGAAAGCAAAGTTGGTACGGGCACAACGTTCTTTTTCTCGTTGCCTATTCATAAAACCCCAAAAAAGCTAAAATAG
- a CDS encoding cellulase family glycosylhydrolase: MTHYHRLIIAYSVLLGIILLICMLSMVEHTTHYSSSNALVRSSTNSPYTNDNLGINLPWLDLHNGVEEYNWLNEKYNSKLIDKDLAEIQAMGITKIRTFCQMESLFNFKDGKFELHKKYAKNLDDFLTKAEKHNISVICVMGAGNYEGEPKSLDGNFRWELIKTPAGIKVYTDAYSTYIKRFSSHKNIIMWETHNEPYGSATWSEAAKVAQVTEDQIHEYLFQSYKTIKPLVGSTYVGFSDLEEREQPKYQLFSDEAKRTRLVDDSTDVYSLHIYRNSADQVFDFSGVKNKPKWVVEYGGYNYYDPQAIEHPIAGNSELYNTEANYTSTVDISNKLVNTGFTLLMPWAFSSNSGMVVHNPDGTHTLLKLPLWMKEQIKI; the protein is encoded by the coding sequence ATGACTCACTATCACCGATTGATCATTGCTTATAGTGTCTTACTAGGAATAATTTTACTTATTTGCATGCTTAGCATGGTAGAGCACACAACACATTATTCAAGTTCAAATGCTTTGGTACGAAGCTCCACAAATTCACCATATACAAACGATAACCTTGGTATTAATCTTCCATGGCTCGATTTGCATAATGGAGTTGAAGAATATAATTGGCTTAATGAGAAATACAATTCAAAGCTCATAGATAAAGATCTTGCAGAAATCCAAGCGATGGGAATTACAAAAATTCGTACATTTTGTCAGATGGAATCACTATTCAATTTTAAAGATGGTAAATTTGAACTACATAAAAAGTATGCAAAAAATCTTGATGACTTTTTAACAAAAGCTGAGAAGCATAACATTTCTGTTATATGTGTAATGGGAGCTGGTAATTATGAAGGTGAACCAAAAAGTCTAGATGGAAACTTCCGATGGGAACTTATAAAAACTCCTGCTGGAATCAAAGTTTATACTGATGCATATTCTACATATATAAAGCGTTTTAGTTCTCATAAAAATATTATTATGTGGGAAACACATAATGAACCTTATGGATCAGCTACATGGTCAGAAGCAGCCAAAGTAGCACAAGTCACTGAAGATCAAATTCATGAATATCTTTTTCAATCATATAAAACAATAAAGCCTCTCGTAGGTTCTACCTATGTAGGATTTTCTGATCTTGAAGAACGTGAACAACCTAAATACCAATTATTTTCAGATGAAGCAAAAAGAACTCGTCTTGTAGATGATTCTACAGATGTATATAGCTTACATATTTATAGAAATTCTGCTGACCAAGTATTTGATTTTAGCGGGGTCAAAAATAAACCTAAGTGGGTAGTTGAGTATGGAGGATATAATTATTATGATCCCCAAGCGATTGAGCATCCTATTGCTGGAAATTCTGAACTCTATAACACAGAAGCAAACTATACTTCTACTGTAGATATTTCAAACAAATTGGTAAATACTGGGTTCACATTACTTATGCCATGGGCATTTTCTTCTAATAGTGGAATGGTAGTTCACAATCCTGATGGAACTCATACGTTACTTAAGCTTCCACTATGGATGAAAGAACAAATAAAAATCTAG
- a CDS encoding glycosyltransferase family 2 protein encodes MKLSASPRSKVTLSDIIGDFYYTEIEPIRDWKLWKISGHRLRTSIYIILGIVILYYIQDYLWPITQTPHTLLEKLWSLGAYLWLAAAIPAVMGFIGLLRFEHSHSLNTVLPIKTLVSFRIVSRGTNTEALTQTIRNCQKEMIRNQFFPFIIEVVIDIKNPELPKENSHLSYIVVPQTYKTSQGSLYKARALHYALENSKLPNDAWIVHLDEESHLTSSSIKGICEMISEEETAKTYRIGQGTILYHRKWKEHPILTLADSIRTGDDLGRFHFQHLLGITIFGLHGSFIVVRNDVEKSIGFDFGPKGSITEDAYWSLLAMQQGYRSRWVNGYIEEQSTHSVGDFIRQRRRWFEGLLKVTLYAPIDFKWRLLLGFNTIVWAIAPFAALYTIAYFFLGFSIPSWLHFFANFSFISFIVFYVIGLKVNLDEHGIHNVVKRIGWYIAQIILIPFFAIIESIGVLGVIFSPSNGFHIVKK; translated from the coding sequence ATGAAGCTCTCTGCATCTCCCCGTTCAAAAGTAACTCTCTCCGATATTATCGGTGATTTTTACTATACTGAAATTGAACCAATAAGGGATTGGAAATTATGGAAAATTTCTGGTCACAGATTGCGAACTAGTATCTACATCATTCTAGGTATCGTAATTTTGTATTATATTCAAGATTATCTGTGGCCAATTACTCAGACTCCTCATACACTACTTGAAAAGCTTTGGTCTTTAGGAGCATATTTATGGTTGGCAGCTGCAATCCCTGCTGTAATGGGATTCATTGGATTACTTCGTTTTGAACATTCTCATAGTTTAAATACAGTACTACCCATTAAGACATTAGTTTCATTCCGTATCGTATCTAGAGGTACAAATACAGAAGCACTTACTCAAACCATACGAAACTGTCAAAAAGAAATGATACGAAATCAATTCTTCCCTTTTATTATTGAAGTAGTTATTGATATAAAAAATCCAGAGCTTCCAAAAGAAAACTCTCATTTATCATATATTGTCGTACCTCAGACATACAAAACCTCACAGGGTTCTTTATATAAAGCACGTGCACTTCATTATGCGCTTGAAAATTCCAAGCTACCAAATGACGCATGGATAGTTCATCTTGATGAAGAAAGTCATCTTACAAGTTCAAGTATCAAAGGTATTTGTGAAATGATTAGCGAAGAAGAAACTGCAAAAACATATCGAATAGGACAAGGAACTATTCTTTATCACCGAAAATGGAAAGAACATCCTATTTTAACGCTTGCAGACAGTATTCGAACCGGAGACGATTTGGGACGATTTCATTTTCAGCACCTTTTAGGTATTACAATTTTTGGATTGCATGGCTCATTTATAGTTGTTAGAAATGATGTAGAAAAATCGATTGGTTTTGATTTTGGTCCAAAAGGATCAATTACTGAAGATGCCTATTGGTCACTCCTTGCTATGCAACAAGGATATAGATCTCGATGGGTAAATGGATATATTGAAGAGCAATCAACACATTCTGTTGGTGATTTTATTCGTCAGCGACGTCGGTGGTTTGAAGGGCTACTTAAAGTTACTCTCTATGCCCCAATCGATTTCAAATGGAGACTTTTGCTTGGTTTCAATACAATCGTATGGGCCATTGCACCTTTCGCGGCTCTCTATACTATTGCCTATTTTTTCTTGGGATTTTCTATCCCATCATGGCTACATTTCTTTGCTAATTTCTCATTTATTTCTTTCATTGTTTTCTATGTTATTGGACTCAAAGTTAACCTAGATGAGCACGGCATACATAATGTAGTAAAAAGAATTGGTTGGTATATAGCACAAATAATTTTAATTCCCTTTTTTGCAATTATTGAAAGCATTGGGGTCTTAGGAGTAATATTTTCACCTTCAAATGGATTCCATATTGTTAAAAAATAA
- a CDS encoding DUF1801 domain-containing protein, whose protein sequence is MAELKTKATKESVEKFLKSIEPDQKQKDAFVLLEMFEKVTGEKAVMWGPSIVGFGMYHYKSERSTQEGDWPLVGFSPRKQNLTLYIINGNQNNPDLKKLGKHKTSAGCLYINKLEDVDEKVLLSLIKKSFQYMKKKYPIS, encoded by the coding sequence ATGGCCGAATTAAAAACAAAAGCAACAAAAGAAAGTGTTGAGAAGTTTTTAAAATCCATTGAACCTGATCAAAAGCAGAAAGATGCATTTGTGCTACTTGAGATGTTTGAAAAAGTGACAGGTGAAAAAGCGGTAATGTGGGGACCAAGTATTGTTGGCTTTGGGATGTATCACTACAAGTCAGAACGAAGTACTCAGGAGGGCGACTGGCCACTTGTAGGATTCTCGCCTCGCAAACAAAACCTCACACTTTATATTATTAATGGTAATCAAAATAACCCCGATCTTAAAAAGCTGGGCAAGCACAAAACCAGTGCCGGGTGTTTATATATAAATAAACTTGAGGATGTAGATGAGAAAGTACTCCTAAGTCTCATCAAAAAGTCATTCCAGTATATGAAAAAGAAGTATCCTATTTCCTAA
- a CDS encoding VOC family protein, with amino-acid sequence MQSKLNPYINFDGNAKEAMQFYQTVFGGKLDLSTFKDGGMPHSPADADKIMHAMLVADNGMTLMASDTPPGVPFIAGGNISISLSGDNQEELQGYWNKLAEGGNIAMPLEKAPWGDMFGLLNDKYDISWMVNIAGPKA; translated from the coding sequence ATGCAAAGTAAACTAAACCCTTATATCAACTTTGATGGTAATGCCAAAGAAGCAATGCAGTTTTATCAAACAGTGTTTGGTGGAAAATTGGATCTCAGCACCTTTAAAGATGGTGGCATGCCACACAGTCCTGCAGATGCAGATAAGATTATGCATGCAATGCTCGTGGCCGATAACGGTATGACATTAATGGCATCTGATACTCCTCCAGGTGTTCCTTTTATTGCAGGTGGAAATATTTCTATTTCTCTTAGTGGAGATAATCAAGAAGAACTCCAGGGCTACTGGAATAAACTTGCAGAAGGAGGAAATATTGCAATGCCGTTAGAGAAAGCACCATGGGGAGACATGTTTGGGCTTCTCAATGATAAATATGATATTAGCTGGATGGTAAATATTGCTGGACCAAAAGCATAA
- a CDS encoding DinB family protein, translating to MTNKQFFLEVLKEEAPKFRKAIEALPEDKHDYKVHERARSAGNLAGQLAIQWKALATIATTGIPSFNPHEMDGLTKADMLSKFDEGMPELMKAVESITDEVWETGKAGWNETMHDTRYHMSWMFLFDAIHHRGQLLTFLRAMGAKVPSIYGPSADDEPTQ from the coding sequence ATGACAAATAAACAATTTTTTCTCGAAGTCCTAAAAGAAGAAGCACCGAAATTCAGAAAAGCTATTGAGGCATTGCCTGAAGATAAGCATGATTATAAAGTGCATGAACGGGCTCGAAGTGCAGGAAACTTAGCAGGTCAGCTTGCTATCCAATGGAAAGCCTTGGCAACAATTGCTACTACCGGAATCCCAAGCTTCAATCCTCATGAAATGGATGGACTCACAAAAGCCGACATGCTTTCAAAATTTGATGAAGGTATGCCTGAATTAATGAAAGCTGTTGAATCGATTACTGATGAAGTATGGGAGACTGGAAAAGCTGGTTGGAATGAAACTATGCATGACACTCGATATCATATGTCATGGATGTTCCTCTTTGATGCAATCCATCACCGAGGTCAGCTTCTCACGTTCCTCCGAGCAATGGGAGCAAAGGTTCCATCTATTTACGGACCATCAGCAGATGATGAACCAACACAATAA
- a CDS encoding YdeI/OmpD-associated family protein, protein MSKIEISSGTAHPLPDDLRKALGSSPKALVSWEDITPLARNEWICWTISVKTQETRDDHVKRTVEELIEGKRRPCCWIGCIHRKDKAMSASQKFILTKKAKKK, encoded by the coding sequence ATGTCAAAGATAGAAATTTCTAGTGGTACAGCTCATCCATTACCAGACGATTTGCGAAAGGCTTTAGGCTCATCTCCGAAGGCTCTTGTATCCTGGGAGGATATTACTCCATTGGCCCGTAATGAATGGATTTGCTGGACTATATCTGTGAAGACTCAGGAAACAAGGGATGATCATGTAAAAAGAACTGTTGAAGAACTTATAGAAGGCAAGCGTCGACCTTGTTGTTGGATAGGCTGCATCCACCGCAAAGATAAAGCCATGAGTGCTTCTCAAAAATTTATACTTACTAAAAAAGCGAAAAAGAAATAA
- a CDS encoding DUF2200 domain-containing protein: MKEATKQHRIYTMTFSSVYRLYITKVERKGRTKTEVDEIVRWLTGYTQKKLDSQIEKTVTFETFFDEAPHMNPSRSLITGKICGVQIEEIKEPLMREIRYLDKLIDELAKGKAMEKILRKVQN, from the coding sequence ATGAAAGAAGCTACAAAACAACACCGGATTTATACAATGACGTTTTCAAGTGTGTATCGTCTTTATATTACTAAAGTAGAAAGAAAAGGACGCACCAAAACTGAAGTTGATGAAATAGTACGATGGCTTACGGGATACACACAGAAAAAATTGGATTCACAAATAGAGAAAACGGTAACGTTTGAAACTTTTTTTGATGAAGCTCCACATATGAATCCATCAAGGTCTCTCATTACAGGTAAAATTTGTGGAGTACAGATAGAAGAAATCAAAGAGCCTCTTATGCGAGAAATTCGATACCTCGATAAACTTATAGATGAATTGGCAAAAGGGAAGGCGATGGAGAAAATTTTGCGAAAAGTGCAAAATTAA